CAACTGGGTATCTAGATTTTTGAAATGGTCTTAATTGATTTCAAATGGATGTTCTTCGTTTTCAACTGAGTATTTGGTTTTGCCGTatgggttttctttttctcatgtgtTTATTTCTGAATTGGCATTCTTCGTTTTCAACTGGCTATTCAGTTTTTTCATATGGATATTCTTCATTTTGAATTGCGTGTATTCAGGGGGGTTATCATTGTGAAGCTGAGGCGAGGACAAGAGCTGAGGTTGAGAGCGATAGCTAGGAAGGGGATTGGCAAAGATCATGCCAAGTGGTCACCTGCTGCAACTGTCACTTTCATGTATGAACCAGAGATTCATATAAATGAGGATTTGATGGAGACACTGACTCTTGAGGAGAAAAGAGAATGGGTTGATAGCAGCCCTACACGTGTGTTTGAAATTGATCCAGTAACACAACAGGTTTAGGTTCTTCTCATTTGTTTTCTTATGAATTTGGTTATGCTCTTTCTACCATTGTTGTGTTATCTTATCCATATTCTTTGCAGAACTACAAAATTACCTCGCATGTCTTATGTGTTTGGTGCTTAAATGCTAGTTTGTTTGATCACTTTagtgtattgtttttttttttttgaatttatcatAACATATGCATGCCGATTATTTCTAATCAAATTCGCAAGTTTATGCAAATCCTTTAACCTGAACATTGTGTGCTTTCTCTTCAACCATTTGAATTAAAGTGGAGAATGAAGTGCAACTAGAGGTACTTcgtttgttttgtttgtgtatTCAACGATAGACACTAGTAATTTGATGCTTTTGAAAGCATGATGCTGCttgtgtataaaataaataattcgcAAGTTTGTTTTTCAGCTAATATGGATAGGCTTATAGAATGGCATGCAGAAGGCACGTTCAGTATTTAAGACGCAATATGTTTTCCAGAGCATAAGCACTAGAGAACTAATGTTTTGGGAACTTCCTGTTCATCTGAATATACATGAACTTACAACTCTTATAGAGAACTAATGTTTTGGGAACTTCCTGTTCATCTAAATATACATGAACTTATAACTCTTATAGAGAACTAATGTTTTGTGAACTTTCTGTTTTGTGAACATTTTTACCCTTAAACACTTTGTTTTAATAGGTTGGGGGTAGGGTAAGGACCAACACAAATGAGTGGTTCATCCttgatttttgttgttatttactATGTGTTTGCTTTACCCCCTGgactttttattgttaattatggatatatattgaatttgcaCCCTTCCCACTACATGATCAGAATGTTTAATAAACTAACTCTTGCGTTCCCATGCTTATCATCTCTTGCGTTACAGGTGTGACTTTTTATTGCTAATCATGTATATATAATGAATATTAACTAAGTGGTTGACTTTTCAATTTTCCTCATTATCCTGCTTTCTGCTACTGCTACATGCTTGTGTTTTATGGTTTGGCCATTATCTGAGATTGATAACTATAATCTCAAGtgccaagaaaaagaaaaacaaaacatcgCTAGAATGAATGTGAAGGACTTGTACCGATTCAGTTTTAAGCTATCAATCTCATAGAGAATCTTGAACCGCAAAGAAATTTACTGTAAACGAGAATTTAGTATCAAGATTTGCTATCCAGCTCATGAGGGGTGGGTGTATGGTATTCTGGAGCATTATCTACTGAAGATATTGTTGTCAAAGGAAGGCACATTAAGAGTTCTTAAGTGTATGATCTATCTGGCTAATTCTGTCAGCACAATTCCATAcatatttttgtctattttgaaatgtttataTGCGGTGCTTAAACTTAACAGTTAATATCCCTTTTTGGGTTCAATTTGTTTTGTTGTAATGAATCcttatttgatataatttgcATTATCGAATTAGAAGATTGAATTTTTCCATCTTTGAAAATCAAATGTGATGTTTTTGGCATTTATTAGGTAATGGTGGTTGACGCCGAGGCATACTCATATGATGATGAGGTGATCAAGAAAGCAGAAGCCATGGGCAAGCCTGGGCTTGTGGAAATCATTGCAAGACAAGATAGCTTCATATTCACAGTTGAATCTACTGGAGCAATTAAAACTTCTCAATTAGTACTAAATGCCATAGAAATTCTCAAGCAGAAGCTGGATGCTGTGCGGCTATCTGAAGATACAGTGGAGGCTGATGATCAGTTTGGTGAGCTAGGTGCACATATGCGAGGAGGATAACTGAGTTGATTGTATTAGAAGGATATCAAATTTGTTTCCCTGAacttgtttctttcttcttctacttAACTGAATAGCTGCAGCATGTTTTAACTTGTTGGGTCGAAGATGCTAATTACTATTTTCCCCCTTGAAGAACAACATAGATAGTTGTTATCTTTCACTTATCATTAGGCAGATTCATGCACACAGAACTTCTATCCTCTTCTCATGCTTGCTTCCTTTATTTCGTTTATAATGGTGGAAAGCAAAAACTCAAGTCTGCATGTCTTAAGCAGCTCCAAGTCCTTTAAAAGCTTTTGCCTTTCTGTTGTTTGGATCCTGTAAGCTTGCCATATACTCCATATGATGCAATATCTCTTCAGTTGAATGTCACTTCTCCCTTCATTCCTTTTATGCTCGGTGCTTTGGAAATCGGAGAAGCTTCATTTACATGCTTGGAACCGGTTTTTGAACTCACCCTTTGAtgatttttaatactttttaaatatattaaaagtaattttaatacattaaattaatgtaagacaaaataaaaagatactAAAATGGCAAATATCACTTGGTGGAGACAAGGTTCATGTGAGAAGGGTTGGAATGGTAGATGTGAAGCAATGAGTTGTGCAGTTGTGAATTCAATTTTCAtggaaagaaggaagaagaacaaGAGTGCAAgtgataaaagaaagaattccGTTATCAATTGTAGGATTTTAAATTCGGatttcaaaagattaaaaaaaaatgtcttgaaagttttaaaaggttttgggagaatgcaaattttttaagaacttgttatcaaaatgtttttaatttaaattttaaacaatttaaaacaaacctattaacattcaaaagaattttcaagaatttaaagaatttcATGCTTTTAGAAGAATAAATCTTGAGTATCATTCATCTTTTcggatttttttaatgttaaatacatattttaattgttattctAATTTGTAAATTTACGTGAaccaaattgttttttttttgtcggagCTAATATGAGGCTAATATTAGGTTGTTTCTTCCTGCCCCTCCGTAATTTCATTCTACACTTCCATTAActcaaaaattctaatttaagcCTCTTTGAGTTCTAAGATGTCGATCAAGATATGTTCCAGAATACACAATACGGATATGTTTTGAAATGTATAATCTGAAaggtaaaatttatattttagattgtacATCCTAAAATACTCTCTTTGTATTCCGAAAAATATAATgtggaaaacaaattttatattttgacttgAGCAGGAGAATGTAGATGTGAAAGTAGAGGTCTGGTGAATGTGCAGAAAGAAAACACACCGGCAGAAGTGGAAGGGACACCGGTAGAGGTGAAGGAAGAAGTGGGAGATGGGTGCAATGATAGAGAAGGAAGAAGACGTTGAGATTGGTATCGCTCGGCACAATGTTTAAGAAGGTGAAAACAGCAAATAACTAATAGGGAAGTAGTGAAttggttcttttaaaaattatgattttctttccGTAATTTCTTTCAACACTTTGTAAACAAAAAGtttaagaatagaaaaaattacacaaaaagATTTTTATTCCGGTTCGAATCAACAAATTCTACGTCCAGTctttaatcattataaaaagtgattaacctTTTCATTATGATTCAGTTTCAAATAACAATCAAAGTTATGCAAAGATTAGGAACATAATATACCCTCCTTTGACACAATGGAAAGAAACCAACCCAATCAACTTGAAGAGGACCGCTTGGACCTTAAATGCACTTattacaagtttttcttttttacaaaacttGATTGAACTAACATTTAAACTCGGAGAACTTCCTCAAAATTTATCTATGCTCTCAAGTAGTTTAGACAAcctctaaaagaaaaatttatctGCTCTCAAGTAGTTTAGGCAACCTCTTAAAGGTTTAGGAATAATGTATACATAGGCCAAAGGTTAGGAAATAAGAAAACAGCTTTGAACTATcagtgataatcaattaccataagtgataattgattatttcagaCCATTATGAGTTTTTAGAGAACGTGAAAATAGATTATcttaacttttcttcttcctctttaatCACATTCACCTCTTTAATCACATTCAACACCAATGACTTTGTCCACAACACCAACaccaataaatttaattacttgaGCGTGACTAGGAATATGTTCTACATATATTTCAAACTCAAACTCAAACAATCATAATCCTAAACACATGTTCTCaacattataagaaaaaaaaaatagtatactTTGAACTTACGAAACTTCCCCAGTACCAAGTCCACTTTGTCTTTTTTCAAATGGTAAATCGCAATTTCGTTGAACACCAACTCCAAACCAAGCACaatctttgtttttgttgattgaAAGAGAATCCTCCAGTTTGACTCCTCTCAATTTCGATTTCAACACTTAACCCTAACTTGAACTTCATTTGAAATGTTATCAAATCTACTGATAACCAATTTCAATTTCGATGTTAAAAATTGTATGTCCGTGTGTATTGATGATATGACACGTGTcacctaaaaaaaataacaatattgattttagaaaaataaatccagaactttctaaaaaatgaataataaaattaaatcaaagtttcaaaaaataactaaaatcaaaatcatatgataatttaaaaactaaaaacataattaattgtacaaaatcttaaatacaagcttttttgttaagaaaaaatagtttcttttaCGTTTTCTTTCATTTACTGCTGATTCGTCTTACAATACCGGGAACGAAAAGATTGAGATGTTTTGCAGAActaatactttaaatttcagGAATGAGTTTTGTTGTTTCATTAACTAAAATGTAGTGACGTAGACATAAATGTACGAGTAAATATCATTACTGATTGCATTCCAAGCTACAGAAGACCTCTGCCAACAGacttaaagaaagaaagatataaAGATTTTGCAATATGAGCATTAAATAGAATGAACACCTGGTTATGGCTAAAACAGCAGGGACTTAATATCGCATTGATTTAAACTATCCCCAGGTGACTACAAAAGGACGCTTTAATATGATAtacattttactaaaatttgtGCGAAACTGCTGGATGATTTACGGTTATAGACAAAATGATCACTAGCAGAAGGTGAATAACTTACCATCTTCTGTTGGTATATATATCAAACAACTAACTACTTGTATGCTAATGGACCAGATCTAGACACTGCAAACCTAGGAAGAGGACTGGGACCAGTGCTTCCAGAAGTTGAACCCTCAACAGATTTTACCCTACTACGGCTGGCACTGTAATCCAAAGGCCCAGAACTACGATAGTTCCTTAGCTTGTTGTCCGTGCTCCTTAAGCTGCCAATATCAGCATCATAGAGGTGCTCCTGACTATAAGACGATGATGATCCTTTGAAGTAACCAGAATCATGGCCATAATACTGTGGTGAGTCCCCACGAGGATGCCTTAAGACAGGGGAAGCATGTGCTAGCAATACAGCAGGTGAATGACGGGGTGACGCGTTCAGTATTGCCAATGGAGTGGATTGAGTATCTGCGTAGTATTGGCCATATACTGAACGGAGAATGGCATATGGAACGTGGGTTTCCAGCGAGCTTCTTGGAAGGTAAGGTGAAATCTCGCAAAGTTGGTCCAAGAAGATAAGCTGTGCTACAAGATGAGACCTGTGCAAttccaaaatacaaaacatcTAAGATAACCGCAAAGTACAAATTGAAAGAATGATGTTCCCCAGAAGAGAGAACTGATGCCAAACCGCAAGTGAAAATTGTGCTTTAATATATTGCAATATTACCTACcctaatataaatatatagtcATTTGTGTTTCAGAAAACTTGCAACaccacacatacacacacatttaCCTGTGTGTTTCGCTCCAAGAATCCAGTATGATATCTGCAGAGAGTTTCACAAATAACTGCAATGTGGACTTAATACTTGCTTCTGCTGACATATGACTTGATAATTCAGGATCCATTCCCTCACTGGCATGTCCATTTCTTAAAGACTGCCGGTGCTGATGTTCCCGTTCCAATCTAACAAACTCACTTCCGGCAATCACTGCAGAAATGCACCTGCACAATATCATGTGATTAGGGTTACACAGATACAAAAATTAGTATATTCTAACGGCAATTAGTTTGACTTCTAAAATATTGCCAAGTAATGGAGTCAAAATACTACGAATATAATTTCATGTTACAACCCTGTGGAATTACTATATGGAAGTTAATCTACTGGCATTGGACTGATGTTATAATCGTGCAAACACAAAAACACTGAAGTATTAAACACCATATTGTTTACAACCAAGTAATTTAAACCAAAACACAACCATACCTACCTTGCCAAGCAATGGATATTGTTACTAAAACCCTCTGTGTCAACGTTAAATGCCGTGGTAGACCAAATATTAGACATCATGAATGTTGCAAATAAGTACGGTAACAAGCCCCATGATCCATCACTTGCACCACCTACTTCCTCCAAAATAGATCTTACCCAAACTGAATCGTGATCATTAACAACACCTACAGTATTTGCCACTGTTCTCATTCTCCTGATTTCTTCCTTTTCTGGTACTCCATCAGGTAGATGCTTAACCACCCCAGCTAGCAATGAATGAATCAAGGGAGCACCTTCTTCAAGTATAGCACCAGAAGCTTCAGCTAGTAGCCGATCAAAAGCCAGCGCAAGGCCAGCCTGAACACAAAAACCAATCACAGTTTCCAGATCAACTATTTGCTTCACAGAGGCTTCTCTTTCAATTCTATCACCAGCGTGCAGACTTGTAGCAACTGCTTCTAGCACATCTCGGTTTGAGCGTAGTGAAGTGTCAATGCAATTTAAAAGAGCAGCTGTGTGTTCTTTTAGCATTCTGTCTAGCCTGTCTACTCCATATCCACCAAAAATACGTACAAAAGCTTGTAATTCCCTGAGGTCAGTGACTGATTCTGCAAAATATCCACCGACAGGCCTTGTGCTCCTAAAGCATTTATGAATTGGAACAAACAAAATCCCAGCACCCGAAACATCCTTTATTATGTTTTCAATATACCAGTTGCATACTGTTTCGGTAGCTGATCCTGTATGTTGGTCTGTTGACTTCTCAAACAAGTGCAGAGAAGAAACTGGTCCTGAAAAGGCTTCTGAAAGCAAAACTTCCCGGATACCTTGAGTAATGTCCATGCTGATGTGTTGTTCTGCAAGATGAACAATGCTAATATGTCTCTTAATCAGTGATTCCAAAACAGTAGGCCGTTGAAGATCACTATCAGTTTTCAGAACACCAAGCAATCTTCTTCTGAAATTGCCAAGAATGCATTCTCTCATGTACTGCACAAATAGATTGATGTGTTAAAATAATGACAGAATGAACAAGGTTGGGTTAAGTAATGGTAAAATTCGGGGGAGTCGGAGTAGATGCGTTTGAGACTTGGGTTTCAAGCATCATTGTTACTTGAACAAGTGACTAATGATGTAGCTGGATCCTCTAAATTGAGTGGTGCACTTCGAGAGTAAAGTAAAGTACAGCATTGATAACAATTGATGAGtataaataacttataattttataaaatgttaaaactgGGGTAAGAGATCATGGATATTTGCAAATCTAATCCTTTAACTTTCTTATTGATGAATATCATACTCACTTTGACCCTTAAACCAGGCATTTAAGAGGTAACGGTTTCAACCAGTGCACCTGGTCGGCCTAACCCAATACTCAGAGTTTGGTTCATATTGAATAATAGAGATTTTACAAATAAGAGCTTCTCCCGTGAGGGTCGATCCCAATCTGACCTAATATCATGCCTACCCAAAAGTCTACCCCATAGTAGAAAATCTAACTCAACCAATGTTCAACCATTATTACGTAGCGTGATGCCTCtagacaattatttattttataatactaCTACAATCTAGATCCATGACTTGGATAGCAGGTTTCTAGGGCTCTTggcttaaatttttattgacaAGAGTTCCAACAGAACTTTGGTAAGCAGATTTAGCTATCATTATAACAATACTTTTACATCTGAAACTCTCTGTAGGGTTCTAGACCTAAAGTTGCATTATCCACCGTTCTTGACCTCACTATTCCCCTACTGTTTTTCCTTGATGACAACAACTGTGGGACAAAATTTCAAAGCTCGATCCCTAGGTGTGAGAGGCAGATAAAAGGTTTTCCTGAACATCATTTACCAAAATCAATATATCAACAAGGAACAACTCACGAAAATTTCACTAGTTATGAGATTTCacaaagaataattttttatgtaaaccTAATGAAAATGAGATAAGATTAAATTCAGACCTAAACAGGGcttttccataattttttttttcaaaaaagaaataccTCTTTCTTATGCTTACTTTAAACATCTTTTATAACCATTATGCATGCTTTCTTATATAACCTCCATTATTCAGAAACCTTGATATTAAGCAATCAACTAGGAAAGAAACTCTTAATAGTTGTATATTTCCATGTCCAACACAATATCCAAAAAAGTAATGCGCATTTCCATTTTCCATTAACAAAAGACTCGCTTGTTATTACTTCTCTCCATTCTATCACACATATatctttatcatatttttactgttttacaATCCTTTTCCTGGATTTGAATATctataatgacatattttactgCTAGTTAATTTACACTTGATCATGCTACACAGTTTCTTCAAAAGGACTGAAAGTCATACCCATTCAAGCAATTTACTGGCCAAATGTTGTTGAAATATGGCACTATTGACTGTTATCAATAGATAAGTAAATCTcatgaagaaaaagaggaataaaaggaaaaaccaTCCCTAACCTCTCTCAGTACAAAGACATGGTTTAAAACACATATAGGCTCCATATCGTTTAAAACTGAGCACAAATTAGTCAGCCTCTGCATTGCAGCTTCTAACCTGTCATTTAAAACAGTAgacaaattaaaagaatacaCTTATGTGGTTACTCATACATATTTAGGACGAGATTATTATGGCATACATTTTGATAGAAccattattttcaggaaaactCTCGTGGCCAGGTAAAGGAAAACCAGCAGTTCCTTTCGGAGATTTATAGGATGGAATGGAAACTCTTGCCGTCTGATTCAGATATGAAGCTGCTTGCTCTGGAAGAAGCTGATGAAATCCAAAGGTTAGTTTTCAGAAATGGATGTAACTTGTTAGCTAAAAGTATTTACCTGATTCTCCAAGGCACCAAATCCTCCTTCAGAGTCAAGAATATTTATTAATCCTTCCAGTCCTCCCATGATAGATTCAATCAGAGATTCAACATAAAGAACAGCATCCCTGCCAATTTTTGTAACCTGCTTGCAGCAAAATTCACAGTGACCACCTTTGTTCAACATTTCCATCTCTAGCTATCATCACATATAACACCTAATGCTCAATCAGGAAGTAGGAAATTACATGGCTATTAAGTCAATATGagatttcatttttcaaagGCAATGGCATTATTTATACTTAGAGTTTTGACTAATGATgagataagaaaaatatagatTTGCAGTGAAATCACAATCCACAATGACTACGTAGCTTCAAACAGAACATTTCAGAATTCCTTATTCAAAATTGTATGAAGCCTTATATATGTGAGTCATTCACTTTTAACAGATCCATAAGCAACCTTAactctatttttacttttgtaatgataagttttttcattcaaaaaaattattaatgaaaataaaagattgcATTTAGTAAATATTTGGAATATTTGAAGATCAAGTATTCaactaagaaaaagaaatcaacaaaataccaccataaaaaaagaagaaaaatgtaacTCCGAGCCTCCACCAAAATGTGCTATAGTAACGGTTCACTAATTTTGGTCACTACTTGACGGTTCAAGTAAAACTACTGGCAAGGATTTGTTTTTACCTCTTCTGGAACAATCGGAGATGCACAGTCAGGAAAACTACTAGCAATCCCAAGCCATGCACAGCAGTGTTGAGGACGCCCTTCTGGACCAAACATGGTGTTTCTAAAAACCTATTGTAGGAATATAGTTTggattaaaatggaaaataaaaccACAACTTAAATCCATACTCTAAGGTTAACGTCTTAGCATACAAACTAGGAATCATTCtacagaaattgaaaaaatcaaTAAGGTTTGTGTGGAATATGGGCACTCACAGCTGTAAGGTGTTGGTGGTAGAAATACAACCTCCTAAGACTACCATGCTTTGAAAGTACGGATTCCAATTCATCTACACATCTGCATAAAATAGAACCACAATGCCATAATTATCTcttcaagttttttttaatttattatatataaagaaattgtCTGGAATCTCTAACTCTTCTGTATGCTATGGCATTTGTTTTTACACGCACATGGCATGTGAGTAATTGCATACTACAAGCCATAATCCAAAAACATAATACTACACAATACTACATGACAGCCCACGagtaagaatatatataaatttttaaaagagaagagaatacATGACAAAAGATCAAGATACCCTCCTAGTACAACAATAGGGCAGGGATCAATCCTCGTGATATGTGTTACTAATAGCCAGAGAAACCATTTGATTAACACACAATGAGGATACAAAATCAACTTAATTATGggcagaaaaaaaaagtaattttcagCAACAACATATAGCATTATGTTCCACAATAGAGTATACTAATTACAACTAAGTTAAATTCATCAGCATACACATTTACGCTAATAAAAAGTTCAGTTGTCTGTTTTGGCAGATTTAGGGCTTTCAGGAGCATAGCTTTTCCGGTCACAGGCcggaaaacataaaaaatttcatagaCAAGGAGACCTCACAATAGGTCACAGGCCGGAAAACATAAAACATTTCATAGACAAGGAGACCTCACAACCCACAATTTTGCGCAGCTGCCATTGCAATCTCACCAAATCAGAATACTTAATGATGTTGGGCTTGCAACACAGCCAAACTCATGATTGTAAAATAGTACAATCTTACACAAAAGGTGATGATATTGACTACCATTGTaaatcttattttctttcttttttatgttttctataaCTGGGGCGGGGATGGGGGAGAAAGAGGATTTTAAAGATGCAGGCTAATCATTTGAATAATGAATAACTCAAATAAGTATCAGAATGGTGTAgtaaggaaattaaaattgtggATTCAAACCTGGACCAATTGTAAGCAGCATTCCCTTCTGACAATAATCCTTCTTTGCCAGTGGAAACTGTAGCTTTCTCCAAATGCCTAATGTTTATAGATGAACGTGAAGATGTGACTATCAATAGAATTGATAGCCAATCCTTTCGAAAATCCTGAAAAGAGTACTAGTAAGTGTTAAGTGTatgctttaaaaaattaagttgtcTGTAActagaaaatgaataaaaaatgacgaaaaaaaaaactagaaattaagGTTCTGACACTAAAACTCTAGCATGAATTTCAACTATTCTTCT
This genomic stretch from Vigna radiata var. radiata cultivar VC1973A chromosome 7, Vradiata_ver6, whole genome shotgun sequence harbors:
- the LOC106765660 gene encoding DNA-directed RNA polymerases II, IV and V subunit 3 — protein: MEGASYARMPRVKIRELKDDYAKFELRDTDASIANALRRVMIAEVPTIAIDLVEIEVNSSVLNDEFIAHRLGLIPLTSERAMSMRFSRDCDACDGDGQCEFCSVEFHLRVKCMTDQTLDVSSKDLYSSDPSVVPVDFSDPASSDSSENRGVIIVKLRRGQELRLRAIARKGIGKDHAKWSPAATVTFMYEPEIHINEDLMETLTLEEKREWVDSSPTRVFEIDPVTQQVMVVDAEAYSYDDEVIKKAEAMGKPGLVEIIARQDSFIFTVESTGAIKTSQLVLNAIEILKQKLDAVRLSEDTVEADDQFGELGAHMRGG
- the LOC106768241 gene encoding nck-associated protein 1 homolog → MAKSRQKLSNQDSSLSPTAARSRDWDGPSRWTDYLGREMASPLSSSSSKNMYHDGQSQGTTPSQSHKGINMQWVVQLTEVAEGLMAKMYRLNQLLDYPDPINHVFSEGFWKAGVFPNHPRICVLLSKKFPEHFSKLQLERIDKTAWDSLQDNAELHLQSLEPWVQLLLDLMVFREQALRLILDLSSTVITLLPHQNSLILHAFMDLFCSFVRVNLFSQKMPRKMLLQTYNLLHAMSRNERDCDFYHRLVQFIDSYEPPLKGLQEDLNFVSPRIGEVLEAVGPIIFLSTDTRKLRNEGFLSPYHPRYPDILTNSAHPLRAQDLANVTAYREWVLFGYLVCPDELRRVTSIDIALVVLKENLVLTLFRDEYILLHEDYQLYVLPRILESKKMAKSGRTKQKEADLEYNVAKQVEKMISEVHEQAIVSCDAIHRERRILLKQEIGRMVLFFTDQPSLLAPNIQMVFSALALAQCEVIWYFQHVGVASSRSKTTRVVPVDIDPNDPTIGFLLDGMDHLCCLVRKYIAAIRGYSLSYLSSCAGRIRFLLGTPGMVALDIDASLKGLFQQIVHHLENLPKPQGENISAITCDLSDFRKDWLSILLIVTSSRSSINIRHLEKATVSTGKEGLLSEGNAAYNWSRCVDELESVLSKHGSLRRLYFYHQHLTAVFRNTMFGPEGRPQHCCAWLGIASSFPDCASPIVPEEVTKIGRDAVLYVESLIESIMGGLEGLINILDSEGGFGALENQLLPEQAASYLNQTARVSIPSYKSPKGTAGFPLPGHESFPENNGSIKMLEAAMQRLTNLCSVLNDMEPICVLNHVFVLREYMRECILGNFRRRLLGVLKTDSDLQRPTVLESLIKRHISIVHLAEQHISMDITQGIREVLLSEAFSGPVSSLHLFEKSTDQHTGSATETVCNWYIENIIKDVSGAGILFVPIHKCFRSTRPVGGYFAESVTDLRELQAFVRIFGGYGVDRLDRMLKEHTAALLNCIDTSLRSNRDVLEAVATSLHAGDRIEREASVKQIVDLETVIGFCVQAGLALAFDRLLAEASGAILEEGAPLIHSLLAGVVKHLPDGVPEKEEIRRMRTVANTVGVVNDHDSVWVRSILEEVGGASDGSWGLLPYLFATFMMSNIWSTTAFNVDTEGFSNNIHCLARCISAVIAGSEFVRLEREHQHRQSLRNGHASEGMDPELSSHMSAEASIKSTLQLFVKLSADIILDSWSETHRSHLVAQLIFLDQLCEISPYLPRSSLETHVPYAILRSVYGQYYADTQSTPLAILNASPRHSPAVLLAHASPVLRHPRGDSPQYYGHDSGYFKGSSSSYSQEHLYDADIGSLRSTDNKLRNYRSSGPLDYSASRSRVKSVEGSTSGSTGPSPLPRFAVSRSGPLAYK